The Argentina anserina chromosome 5, drPotAnse1.1, whole genome shotgun sequence genome includes the window GTATATTGTAGTTGGTACTTAAATTTGTTCATTTGATCAATATAAAAGAATAATTTGTCcaatcaattaaaataaataaacatagaaATAACTACATTGCATTTTGTAACCATAAACATGATTACTTAATGTCTTCTATCAATTGCAGGGGGATAGAATTGAGGGCATCCTTGAAGAGCAGTACTGTCAAGCTATGTCTGCAAAAATAGAAGAAGGACAAATCTATGATATATACAAGTTTCATAGCAGGAAAAATTACGCACCAACGGGAGTCAAATTGGTCAATCATCAAGCACAACTGCTCTTCAATAGATACACCAATTTTGTGCCTATCAATGAGACAACTCATTCACCTCCAAGATATggatttcatcttcttcaatttcatgAATTCATTGCCCAGCTTGGCAAACAAAATGTTCTTGCAGGTactttttcaatattttttttttcagtttctgcattattttttctgttaaaaataaaaggaaTTATGTTGTCAAACTAATAATGCTTTCCTTTTGTAATATGAAAGATCTTTATGGTTGTATCAAAAGCGTATCACTGGATTATGAAGTTAATGTGAAATAGACAGAGAAAATGCAGACAGTGCGCAAAATAAAGATTGTAACTTGAGGTAAGACATTAACATACCCCAATACACAGAcatatgttatatatatagccaagtctgaaaaaaaaattatatatattaaatacagGAGAGAATGCTCAAAGTGTCCCTTTGGGGTGATCCTGCAAAGAATTTTGATTGCAAAGCTATTCAGGAAATGCCACAACCAGTATTTGCTGTAATCACTagcttgagaataacaatGTATAAGAGTAAGGACCAAtcccaataaaaaaaattgcactATTATAACCAAAAATTGCTCTTAACTCTTTAGTTTTCTAATTGGCAGATGAGCTGATTGTATCAGGTGGTGATCATACATGCATCATTTTGAATCCCGACATTGATGAGAAAGAAGAATACAAAGCAAAGTAGAGTTTCTCACGAGTGAATGCATTATACATTAATTCTCATATTTGAAAACATTGATGCcataacttagaaaattattGCAGGTTCTCTGAAGTCGAAGATAAAGTGGAGATAGTCAAACCAAATGTATCAGAGAAACCGAACGAAAACAACACCAAAACAGTGTCTCAACTATATGAATTAAATCCAGAGTCTTGCAAGGTATGTAACTAAATAATAAACtaatattttaatataattttaacTGAATTGGAACCATACTTTAAATCAATAATCCTAACTTATAATATATCACTAATACAGGATGATGCAATCTATTGCAAAGTGTcaattgtttgatttctaattCAAAATGGTTGGTGGTACAAAGGTTGTACATTGCCAAACTGTTTCAAAATTCTCAAGAAAAATGACAATAATGAATTGGCTTGCATTGAGCATGACACTGACACTGGAGATAAATATCTACCTTGGTAAGGTTACACTTAATTTTAGTTGCacatttcattcttatattgaattcattcgtTTATAAACTTTTAATTAAATCTCATTATTAGTAACCAATCTCATTTTAAATTCCTACTGTATCATTAAAATTTGTTAAAGCTTTACTAATATCTaccattttttaaataaaaaacattaaaaaaccATGTGTGCTTTCTATTATTACAGTAAGCAGTATATACAAGTTCAAATCACTATGTATATCAAATTATCCATATATTGCTTCCTcatctcaattttatttcacatTTATCAAACAGTTACCGAGTATCCATGATGATTGATGATGGTAGTGATGAAACAACTATTACATTAATGGGGAAGCAAGCAGAACAACTCTTTGGTTGCACCTGTGAAGAATTGGTGAACAAATTATCACCTGAGGCACAGCAAACTTTACCAAAAGCAATTGAGGACACCATTGGTCAAgaacatgtatttgaaataaaaatcaataGATTTGGTGATCCGACTGTGAAACGCATCCTCTCAAAAGaacaaatttcaaaatcaaaaagagAACAATGTCCAATCATGGCAACACCAGAGAAGATGAATGAGAGGAAAAGAGTAATGGATGCAAGTGCAACAACATTATTCACCTCACAACCAATGAAAAAACTTGAAAGGTAAATGCACTTcttattaatatatttatcGTTCTTAGAAGCTCATATTGTCTACCACTCACATACTTAGAtatacatgttgatttctttttACACTACAGTCATTTTGTCTCATATCTATGTAACAGGCAAGTGAATGAAGGAACTTCATCTTTAACAAGCAAAAACcagaaccaaaagaaaaagaaccaAATGTGAATATACCTATCTAACTTATGTAGGTCCACATTTCACTGCATTTTTGTTTGCTAGCAGTGAATATGCTAATGTGAGCAATGTTTTGTATAATCGCCACCTTTGTGGACCTCTGTTTTGTAAAATTAAAACTAAGGCGATTGGAGCATTTCTTATTTTGAACAGAATAGCTCCATGtatgtatatttgtataaTATAGTTGAATGTTATGTATTTCCCCTGTGATCTCCAACCACAAATACCGCGGCAAAGCGCGGGCATATAACTAGTATCACATATGCGCGCCTAGCTAGCAGATACAGTAATAGTCACAAAATGACACATTTAAGTAGCTAAAGCAGTTGGTAGGCAAATGCCTATGATAGAACTTTGGGACTTTGTGTCATTGAATTATACTGAAGTATTAGAAGAAGACCAACAATCAGTAACAGGGGAAGTGATATCAAGTTCAATTGTTCACGTCCAGAGCAGCATTATCATCATAGAATTACCGGAACCGTCTTGGCTTGCAAAATCTACCGCCGCGCTATAAAATTATCatgaaaaatttcaattttaaaacaaaagtgAAGATCTTTTGAATGCAAGAAACAGCTTGGGAAACAGTACATACTTCAACCCAACACAATTGTGTATTTGTGTTTCCATATTAAAAAGGCCaatcaaaaacatatatactcAAACATCATCAGAAAGCTTAGGACTAGGACCACATACTAATTGTCATCTGACCGATCTGAGACGATAAATGTAACCATGGACGATCTTATTCAAAGGACAATCGAATGTAGATACACACTCATTATTCTACATTTCTACacccaatatatatattgttacggGAGGATTATTATTCTACTCTTCTGTGTGTCTTAACCTATTTAGGTTTTCTTATTAGAGTAGATTACGCCTTAATGTAATAGATATGAATCCCTGATTCTTCGGGATACTCTGTAtctaatgcctatatataggccccattatcaatcaataaattgTTCGGTTATGATCTtctacgttgttattattctcgtttcattATCCTACATCACGTTATCATGCATTTTGTTATAAAGTATCTGAAAGACAAGGCCACCACCAGAAAAATAAACCCTAGCCCTGAAAATCCTATGCTCCGGCAACCCTTTCCTTCTTGGCATATTGTTGTCGGAAAAGACATGACAAACCAAAAATCACAATTGCTCTGGACACCCAGGTCTTTACTTTGAGCACCCCGCCTCTTTCATCGCCCTACGTCGATCGAATCGGCGACGCCGACCTTCCGCGTCCCTCTCCCAGTCGCCGACATCTGTCCAGTCTAGCGCTTCCCCGACGCTCTGACAACCTGCTAATGACGCCGCTCCTGAGTTTTTTTGTCGAGCCTCCTCCGAATCCGTGCGTCCCCAGCCTAAGACCCGCGTTGTGCTTCCCATCCTGCTCGTCGAGATTAACCCCGAACCGACAATCTTGCCCCAGCACGTCTCTTTAGACCAAATTAGCGACATAAGCACCCCCGACGTCATCGCTCTTCTCACCATCACGACAAGGACCCGACTTCGATTAGCTCGACTGCGCTCAACCCAGATTAGCAGCGTCCGGCTTGCATCTACTGAGCTCGACCCAGATATGCTCGATCCGACCCGTGTCTATTAACTCCTAGATCCGACCTGACCCAGCCAGATCTTATGGGCCTCAGGCTCTGTGAGCCCAATAGCCCTTTGAGCTTTGAACtctattttttccttttcatttcctatcaatttatttatgtttctttgcacatttagtttctaactaTTTTCACGTACTTGTATAGGAAAATAATTCATCATCGTACCATTGTGATGACATGCATGCCCGAGATGGATATTACTCAAGAGTTTTTTATGCCATCAGTACAAAGAtcgacaagaaaaaaaaaagaataaatcaAGTAGCTTTCCTGCAtcacgatcgatttgcagagcaatttaattatatgtggtctatttggcaaaccaacaagtatgttttttcttaaagttgcagCTTttgaacacacacacacacacagatctagcaaaatgaagaatatgaaggtagagagaagaaagagaaccTGGAGCAACTTTTCTCTCTTgattaaaatgaaaatcccAGCATAAGGTTCATACAGAgcaatttactatttatagcTACAGGACAAACTATAACAGAAAAGTCTAACTCAGCAACTACACAGTTGAAAGCTGGATTCTACTGAAGACTAATACACTGAATTAACAGAATTCTAGCTAATTAACAGCTTGATTAATCTTACTTCATTAACAGTAAAGAGAATTAGAGATCAACTCATCGATGAAATTCGCAATTTCAAGTAATTACTCGTAAATGCAGTTCAAGTTGAAGTTCTCATTCTCGCTGGTACTGAATCGTACGTAGCTCGTAGGGTTCATTATCTGCATACTGAGTTATCTAATTATCTCCATCAGTCCATCACGTACTGGCTGTGCTTTCGTTGGAATTGGTATTGCGTATGCACTGGATGACTGGATAAGTATTGGTACGGTTATGATGCTTGATAAATTAAGATCGATCAGGGCCGGCAATGATCGAAACTTATTATTTGCATGCGTTAATTAACTTCATACTGTATATGTATGATCCAATACCAGGCCGGCATGCAGATTGCCGCACGTACTATTCTTTTGCTCCCACATATTGCTGCAGAACAAGGAGAGAACATTTTATCAATTATGCAATCAAGGTGAATCTAAAAAATTCTAAACTGTTTTGAGTTGATTGAATTGGCTGCCGATCAAAACAGAAGAGAAAGCATGAGGACTAGTTTACAGTATGTATAttatgtattaattaatttgaatTACGATATCGATGTTTTTCGATCACATGATGAATGTACAACCTTGATTTATGTTTGATTTTATCAATGAATCCATTGGAGTACTTGAAAAAAACacttttttttgggtcaaaaACTTAATTAAAGAGAAAGTTGGATGTGACCGAACTCCAAATGCGGATACGGAGATCGATTGAGAGAGATGCTAGGTGCATGATGATTTTTGCATAACGATACTAATCACCGTACAAGAATAGAATTGGATTTGAAATCATGGAATGTCATTAACATTAACAATTATATGTACAATTTTTAGGGCCGAAATCAACAACGCCAACCTGCATGAGACTACTACTCCATTTCACGTAAATGTGCATTATGACAGTGGAGCTTGAAACAAGAGCTATTATCGAACTACTGATTAATGATAAAGATCAATTGACGAAAAGATCGTACTCCATCATTCGATCAAATCATCTCAAAACATAAATCGTACGCGTTCTCGCCGATCAATTAATCTTTGCATTAATCATATTCAACCACACACGATTAATGCAAATATCGAAGCTCTAATCCAAAACTactaaatacaaattcatgcATTGACACCAATCTGCTTAGACAAAGAATTGATGAACATACAGATTAATAGCAATATTCCTTGCGATCGAGCACCATAATTATATGAAGCCAGGCTCAGACGTACATTTTGCAATCAGTCTGTTTTGGAGCTCAGGAATATCGATGATTTCCCCATTACTCACCTGTTGATGACAATTCGAGTATGTAAGTGCCCAAGATttaggaaaataaaagaaggTGGCAGATCGAAGTGCCAATGGTACACTAGTTTGATTACAGACTTACAGTACCTCAGATTCAAGGGTATAAAGCAACCGTTGGTTTCTTTCGGCCAACTTGCAGCTCACTATACCAAGTCCTTCTGCAACCAGTATGTCAATCAGTCTTGAGAGAGGAAGCCCTTGTTTCAATGGAGTATTAACGACTACCTCCAGTCCTACACAACCCGGTCTGACCAGCACGACAGTATCCCCCATTTTTGCTGGACACTCTAAATAAACCAATGCACCGGTACTAGATCTTGAACTATTGCATTGTATTTTCAGTTCATCCCTCTTTTTTTGCAGCTCCTCTATATTCTTTTGTATATGTTTAATGAAATTAGCCGCCTGGTATACATGATCTGATATAGACCTCTTTCCCTAAACCCAAAACAAGAAGATTACTTTGCTGTCAAACGTACTGTAAAACtcaattaaagaaaaatcatgCTCGATCCATATTGTAGAATAGCTAGCTAGAGATCAGAAAAATAAAGGGTATATAAACACCTTGAGATATTCGAGAGGGAGGTGAGATCGTAGAGAGAcattgttggcataggcttatgcccgccataatcagcacaatAATCACAGCGCATTAAGGCTAATGTATAGCACAGTCTTACAATACTGACAGCAAGTCAGCCGCACTAGCTACGCAATGGGCCTCCCCGCGGTccaaactgactacggacgcgccctcacgcatctcaaagaagacTCCAGAtaacaccttaatcggacctcGTCCCACACCGAAAGATAGGTAAacgatctacctcaactcaacaataaaaggtcaaactcttgacctTATAAGGTAGGTACACTAAATCCCATACTGtaactctgcataaattacctACATCCTAACTTAAGcgtcggagagttgaagactaCGCCGCCGTGATCTCTACTTTGACGACGTGTGCTACTTGTGACAGGGAAAAGACAAGGAGTACGGCGTATCACATCCACAAGGAATACGGCGTACTAAACCGAGTGTAATTACAACATCAACATTGACGCCGTCTGTGGGAAACCGCAacaaaaagtcaacaaaaaatCACATGCAGCACTTAGCCAAACAACTACACTTCGACATGGGCACTATCAATCCCTCCCCCTCCGCTCCGGCAGACGGTCACATCGAAGACATCACAGACCTTAGCCTCAACCACCCCTACCTTCCGCCAATGACCCTATCATCCTCACACCTACACCCGGAACAGTCGTCAGCACTAACGCGACTCCGGATCCGGCAACCGCCGCAAGAATGGAAAACATGGCCCGAGATCTAGCCGAATGCCAGTAGCGCAAGGCACTTGAACGCGAGAAGGCAGCAGCTCTGCAGGGCGAGCTCGACAGGATGTGAGCACAGCTCGAGCGGGGCGAGCGTAGTCATTTACATGGCGAATCAAACCGCGAGGGCAGCGCGCAAACGAGAGGACAAGAACAAGTTCACTTGAGCATCAGCTTGACTCCCTCCGAACTCGCCAAGAAGCGGCCACCATCACCACGGCGTATCCGCAACCGCGAGGAAGGGAGCACGAGCGTCACCTCTTGTTCTAGACCCCACACAACTGCTCACAACAGCGAGTCTGCCACGCTACCTCTGATCTTGCAGCGACTAACCGCAATAGAACAACGGGATGCCAATACATTGTGCCAACCAGTGTTCGCAGCCAGGATGGGCCCCTTCACTACGCGAATAATGAACACCGTGCGCCCTTCTCAATCTAAGAGCCCAAAAATTACGCCGTACACAGGCGAAGGCGATCCATTCCGGCACATCGATAACTTCAAGAAAGTCACCGCCAGTAGAGAGTTCGACGACGCCACCTTATGCCACCTGTTCAGCGAAACACTAGATGGGGATGCCATGAATTGGTTCTTCGAACAACTGGCGAACTCTATGGATTCTTTCGCGCAGTTGACCACAACATTTCTTAATCGGTTCATCCTCATGGCCGGGGCCACCCACACAACTGATGGCCTATTTCAAATAAAGCAGGAGAGAAGGGAAACGTTGGGCGCCTTCGTCATGCGTTGGCAGACAGCAGCATCCAAATGTCGGAACCTGAACAAAACGCTCGCCTTGGCCGCTTTTAAGGAAGGACTACGGTAAGAGAACTTCTTATTCCATATCAATGTGGACCCTCGAATGCGCGGCGCCACATATGATGACATCATGACTGAAGCAGTACGATACGCTCAGGCAGAATACGTCACATGTGGGGAAAAACGAACCCCAGTATCATCAGACAAAAGCACTGCGCCGCAGACATCTGTACACACAATCCCCCTCCAACGTGAGCTCTTCCCTAACACAGAAGACCATAGCAGAGACAGGAAAAGAGAGTGGCATCAGGCCAATCACCGTGACGCGCGCAACAAGGATCGGCACAGAGGCCGGGACAAGAACATGAGACTTGGCAATGAACGTCGCGACAACAGAGACCCTCGTCAAGTTAACGCGATGGGACGCCATAGTGACCACACACCGCCTAGGGAAGAGACCCTGGAGGATTTTTTCCACAAGCATCAGGGGACGCTGAGGAAACCAGCAAGACCACTACGCCCTTAAACCGAAGCAGAAACTGGTAAGTGGTGCAGATTTCATGAAAATGGAAGCCATAACACGGATGATTACCGCACCCTCCGCATACTAAGAGCCAATGGCGACACGTGGGTTCGCCCGGCGCAGCAAAGGGTACAGCAGAACGTGGTGGCCGTAGTTGAGAACCTACGCCGCATCAACGTAATAGAGGGAGGAGCCCAGATGAAAAACATGTCTAACCGAGCAAAAAAACGCTTTGACCACAGCAATCACCCGAGGCAGGTGTACGCCATCACAGGAAGAAACGCTAAGCAACAGAAGGAATGGTGGAAACCGATCACCTTCACTGAGGAAGAGGAAATTGACATCTCCTTACCCAATGACGACGCCTTCCTCATCGACGCAGTTTTGGGCGGACAATGAGATGtagggaagatgatgatcaaCACGGGATCCGCAGTCAACGTCCTATTCAAGGAAAGCTACGAAAAGATGGAGCGTAGTGGCAAGAAGTTAGTACAGGACAACGAACCGCTAATCAGCTTCTCTGGCGACGTAACCCAACCCCTAGGCTCGGATTATATGACAGTACGCATTGGGACTGCACCATGCACGGTTTGCGTCGAAGCCGAGTTCATCATAGTCGACGCCTACAGTTCCTACAACGGGATCATCGGCCGACCTACACTTAACCGGATGCGAACTTTTATCGCTGGACACATGATGCTCATAAAATTTCCAATTCCGCATGGAACATGACAGGTCCGGGGTTCACATTCCGTAGCAAAAGATTGCCAAACACGCGCGATTCGACAGACGCGCAACTGACACGAAATCCTGGTAGTACATGCCACAGTAAACTTGACCGACAAGGTCGTCGACGCACGAGATGGAGAAACATCGAAAGGCAAGAGCAAGCAGAAGGCT containing:
- the LOC126795445 gene encoding transcription factor bHLH120 → MFSILAAVAGSGVALVLTTVPGVGVRMIGSLAEAYANNVSLRSHLPLEYLKGKRSISDHVYQAANFIKHIQKNIEELQKKRDELKIQCNSSRSSTGALVYLECPAKMGDTVVLVRPGCVGLEVVVNTPLKQGLPLSRLIDILVAEGLGIVSCKLAERNQRLLYTLESEVSNGEIIDIPELQNRLIAKCTSEPGFI